From the Prunus dulcis chromosome 4, ALMONDv2, whole genome shotgun sequence genome, one window contains:
- the LOC117626602 gene encoding accelerated cell death 11, with the protein MANEKPLRKISEAFKELEAAVNSQTAEIEVAPFSSACSLVSPLFGCLGIAFKFAEIDYVAKVHDLAEASKSISTLTVLLDRDIEGDCVRKAGSHSRNLLRVKRGLDMVRVLFEQIIVTKGNSLKDPASKAYAQVFAPHHGWVIRKAVAAGMYALPTKEQLLHKLNEDENSASVQMQNYIAASTPLILYIDKLFHSRKLGVDW; encoded by the exons ATGGCGAATGAGAAGCCTCTGAGGAAAATATCGGAGGCATTCAAAGAGCTCGAGGCAGCCGTAAACTCCCAAACAGCGGAAATCGAGGTCGCGCCGTTCTCCAGCGCGTGCTCTCTGGTGTCGCCTCTGTTCGGATGCTTGGGCATCGCCTTCAAGTTCGCCGAGATAGACTACGTCGCCAAG GTCCATGATCTCGCGGAGGCGTCGAAGTCAATCTCGACCTTAACGGTTTTGCTCGACCGCGATATCGAAGGGGATTGCGTGAGGAAAGCCGGTAGTCATTCGAGGAATTTGCTGAGAGTGAAGCGTGGGCTCGACATGGTTAGGGTACTCTTCGAGCAAATTATAGTCACCAA GGGAAATTCCTTGAAGGATCCTGCTTCCAAGGCTTATGCACAGGTGTTTGCTCCCCACCATGGGTGGGTCATCCGGAAAGCTGTTGCTGCAGGGATGTATGCACTTCCTACTAAAGAACAACTATTACATAAACTCAATGAAGATG AGAACTCAGCAAGTGTTCAAATGCAGAATTACATTGCTGCTTCGACGCCTCTAATTCTGTACATCGACAAACTCTTCCATTCAAGGAAATTGGGTGTAGATTGGTAA